From the genome of Streptomyces sp. NBC_01116, one region includes:
- a CDS encoding glycoside hydrolase family 15 protein, which yields MSSRPIGDYALLSDCRSAALVSTEGSVDWLCLPRFDSPAVFGRLLDEAAGHWTIRPCGTSRVTRRYVPESLVLETTFRTPSGTVMLLDALAMGHRERGHALGASSPGVLLRRITCTSGSVAVETSFAPRPEFGLVHPLLSAVRGGLSAYGGAQRLVLSTPLPLRIDGSTARGETVLKAGKRIEFALSSLPAWGDAEPDPWPGGRINRRLNDTVKGWRSWTRIHQGYQGPWKDEVAHSGRVLQGLSFTPTGAIVAAATTSLPESIGADRNWDYRYTWVRDASFTLQALSTSACEKEKATYFGFLAQAAATQLERGANLQVIYGIGGERDLSERTLPHLSGWRGSTPVRTGNDAWRQHQLDVYGELLDAAHQTHPRTEWFAPPTRSFLLQAAETAARRWREPDQGIWEVRGPSRHFLYSKLMCWVALDRAIDLAPALGATPTQVTAWRHTRQHIRRAIEDEGWNPHLGAFTQAFGSSELDASALMLPLVGFLPGDDPRIRTTVAAIASKLTDARGHVRRYLRDDFASEEGAFLLCTFWLAHALALIDEVPRAREVFETALSCANEVGLLAEEISPTTGEALGNYPQAFSHIGLINAARAIGHAERPRRNS from the coding sequence ATGAGTTCACGGCCCATCGGTGACTACGCGCTGCTGTCGGACTGCCGCTCTGCTGCACTGGTGTCCACGGAAGGCTCTGTGGACTGGCTGTGCCTCCCGCGCTTCGACAGCCCTGCGGTCTTCGGCCGTCTGCTCGACGAAGCAGCAGGACACTGGACGATCCGCCCTTGCGGGACAAGCAGGGTCACCCGCCGCTACGTACCCGAAAGCCTGGTACTGGAGACCACCTTCCGCACTCCCTCCGGCACGGTGATGCTCCTCGACGCCCTGGCCATGGGCCACCGTGAGCGCGGCCACGCGCTGGGAGCCTCTTCCCCGGGCGTCCTGCTGCGCCGGATCACCTGTACCAGCGGATCGGTCGCGGTGGAGACCAGCTTCGCTCCGCGCCCCGAGTTCGGCCTCGTCCACCCCCTGCTGTCCGCCGTACGCGGCGGGCTCAGCGCGTACGGAGGCGCGCAGCGGCTCGTGCTGTCCACACCGCTCCCCTTGCGGATCGACGGCTCCACCGCCCGCGGCGAGACCGTACTCAAGGCGGGGAAGCGGATCGAATTCGCCCTGTCCTCTCTGCCCGCCTGGGGTGATGCGGAACCGGATCCCTGGCCGGGTGGACGCATCAACCGCCGGCTCAACGACACGGTCAAGGGGTGGAGATCCTGGACTCGGATCCATCAGGGCTATCAAGGCCCGTGGAAAGACGAGGTCGCCCACAGCGGACGCGTGCTGCAAGGACTGAGCTTCACACCCACCGGAGCCATCGTCGCAGCGGCCACCACCTCCCTCCCGGAGAGCATCGGGGCCGACCGCAACTGGGACTACCGCTACACATGGGTCCGCGACGCCAGCTTCACCCTCCAGGCCCTGTCCACCTCCGCCTGCGAGAAGGAGAAGGCCACCTACTTCGGATTCCTCGCACAGGCCGCAGCCACCCAACTGGAACGAGGCGCCAACCTCCAGGTGATATACGGCATCGGCGGCGAAAGAGACCTCAGCGAACGCACCCTGCCCCACCTCTCCGGATGGCGGGGCAGCACACCGGTCCGAACCGGCAACGACGCGTGGCGCCAGCACCAGCTCGACGTCTACGGCGAGCTCCTGGACGCCGCACATCAAACTCACCCCCGCACCGAATGGTTCGCCCCGCCCACCCGCAGCTTCCTCCTCCAAGCCGCTGAGACCGCCGCTCGACGCTGGCGCGAGCCAGACCAGGGGATCTGGGAAGTACGAGGCCCCAGCCGCCACTTCCTCTACTCGAAACTCATGTGCTGGGTCGCCCTCGACCGGGCCATCGACCTCGCACCCGCCCTCGGAGCCACGCCCACGCAGGTCACGGCCTGGCGACACACCCGCCAGCACATTCGCAGGGCCATTGAGGACGAAGGGTGGAACCCGCATCTCGGCGCCTTCACCCAGGCGTTCGGATCCAGCGAACTGGATGCCTCAGCCCTCATGCTCCCCCTCGTCGGCTTCCTCCCCGGCGACGACCCTCGCATCCGCACCACCGTGGCAGCGATCGCCAGCAAGCTGACAGACGCCCGCGGACACGTTCGTCGCTATCTCCGGGACGACTTCGCATCCGAGGAGGGGGCGTTCCTGCTGTGCACTTTCTGGCTCGCCCACGCCCTGGCCCTCATCGACGAAGTGCCACGCGCACGCGAAGTCTTCGAAACCGCGCTCTCCTGCGCCAACGAGGTCGGTCTCCTCGCCGAGGAGATCTCACCGACCACCGGGGAGGCGCTGGGCAACTATCCGCAGGCGTTCAGTCATATCGGCCTGATCAACGCGGCACGCGCCATCGGCCATGCCGAACGGCCACGGCGGAACAGTTGA
- a CDS encoding molybdopterin-dependent oxidoreductase, which yields MGPAQGSSRVRLVGLLRNGPPFGPTRPGFWRSPLRGPWLTSVLGAVLLVGIPLMFVTGLLSYAAYNPDLGANDKTPDRGWLGFYLFSWPTDPHWLYRLTQGVHVTLGIALIPVLLAKLWSVVPKLFSWPPVKSVGHALERLSVLLLVGGVLFEFATGVLDVQLDYIFPGSFYPLHFYGAWVFIGAFVVHIAFRIPLTVRMLRSGGLRDELRGQSRTGGTSPSDPTGLVSPRPAVPTMSRRGALGMVGAGSLVLLAVTAGQSIGGWLRPTALLAPQGQDPGPGPNGFQVNKTAASVGIRAVDMGVAWRLVVRGGGRERVLTREEVLALPQHGAALPIACVEGWSTEDQEWSGVRLSDLAALVGFTLRPPGVFVQSAQLSGSFRSTTLRDNQVRDPRSLLALRVNGADLSPDHGFPARIIVPANPGVHNTKWVTRLTFGENV from the coding sequence ATGGGCCCGGCACAGGGTTCATCGCGGGTGCGTCTGGTGGGGCTGTTGCGGAACGGGCCGCCGTTCGGTCCGACACGGCCGGGATTCTGGCGCAGCCCGCTCCGTGGGCCGTGGCTGACGTCCGTGCTCGGTGCGGTGCTGCTGGTGGGCATTCCTTTGATGTTCGTCACCGGGCTGCTCTCGTACGCGGCGTACAACCCTGACCTGGGAGCCAATGACAAGACCCCGGACCGAGGCTGGCTGGGGTTCTACTTGTTCTCCTGGCCTACGGATCCGCACTGGCTCTATCGGCTTACGCAGGGTGTCCACGTGACACTCGGCATCGCACTGATTCCTGTGCTTCTCGCAAAGCTCTGGTCGGTGGTCCCCAAGTTGTTTTCCTGGCCCCCGGTGAAATCGGTCGGCCACGCGCTGGAGCGGCTCTCGGTACTCCTACTGGTGGGCGGCGTGCTGTTCGAGTTCGCCACCGGGGTACTCGACGTTCAATTGGACTATATTTTTCCCGGATCCTTCTACCCGCTCCACTTCTACGGGGCCTGGGTCTTCATCGGCGCTTTCGTCGTTCATATCGCCTTCCGGATTCCCCTGACCGTCCGGATGCTGCGCAGCGGCGGTCTCCGTGACGAGTTGCGCGGGCAGTCCAGGACGGGTGGGACGTCCCCTTCGGACCCCACGGGCCTGGTCAGCCCTCGCCCCGCCGTACCGACCATGTCCCGCCGGGGTGCGCTGGGGATGGTGGGGGCCGGCTCCCTGGTGCTGCTCGCCGTGACGGCCGGGCAGAGCATCGGGGGCTGGCTCCGGCCCACCGCTCTGCTCGCGCCGCAGGGCCAGGATCCCGGGCCCGGCCCCAATGGCTTCCAGGTCAACAAGACTGCGGCCAGTGTGGGCATCCGGGCCGTTGACATGGGCGTGGCCTGGCGTCTTGTCGTTCGGGGCGGGGGCCGAGAGCGTGTCCTCACCCGGGAGGAGGTCCTGGCGCTGCCGCAGCACGGAGCGGCGCTGCCGATCGCCTGCGTGGAAGGGTGGTCCACCGAGGATCAGGAGTGGAGCGGCGTCCGGCTGTCGGATCTGGCCGCACTTGTCGGGTTCACCCTCCGCCCGCCGGGTGTCTTCGTCCAGTCCGCTCAGCTCAGCGGGTCGTTTCGCTCGACCACGTTGCGCGACAACCAGGTCCGGGACCCTCGCTCGCTGCTGGCGTTGCGGGTCAACGGTGCCGATCTGTCGCCGGATCACGGCTTTCCCGCGCGGATCATCGTCCCGGCCAACCCAGGTGTCCACAACACCAAATGGGTCACTCGGCTGACCTTCGGGGAGAACGTATGA